From Brevibacillus marinus, a single genomic window includes:
- the secG gene encoding preprotein translocase subunit SecG has protein sequence MVLTVKILLVIVSIGLIAVVLLQSGKSAGLSGSIAGGAEQLLGKQKARGIDALLSKLTVVFAIAFMILTVLLGYFLGT, from the coding sequence ATGGTGTTGACGGTCAAGATTTTGCTGGTGATCGTATCGATCGGCTTGATTGCCGTTGTCTTACTTCAATCGGGGAAAAGCGCCGGGCTGTCCGGTTCGATTGCCGGCGGGGCGGAACAGCTCCTGGGCAAGCAGAAGGCAAGAGGCATAGACGCCCTGTTGAGCAAGCTCACGGTAGTTTTTGCCATCGCCTTTATGATTTTGACGGTCTTGTTGGGTTACTTTTTGGGAACGTGA
- the tpiA gene encoding triose-phosphate isomerase: MRTPILAGNWKMYKTIREAVEFVKQLPTDNPAEGVEQVICAPFTALPALSERLRGSAYRLGAQNVHFAEEGAYTGEVSPVMLKELGVSYVIVGHSERRQYFNETDESVNQKVKAALKHGLTPIVCVGESLAERDAGRTGEVVRRQTKAALAGIPAEEAKQLVIAYEPIWAIGTGRSSSAEEANQTISQIRRVVAECAGEAAAQAIRIQYGGSVKPENIGSFLRFPDIDGALVGGASLKADSYLQLVQGVLAARR, from the coding sequence ATGAGGACACCCATACTGGCTGGGAACTGGAAGATGTATAAAACGATTCGGGAAGCTGTCGAGTTTGTGAAACAACTGCCGACAGATAATCCGGCGGAGGGAGTGGAGCAGGTCATTTGTGCCCCGTTTACGGCGCTCCCCGCGCTGTCCGAACGCTTGCGGGGCTCTGCTTACCGGCTGGGTGCGCAAAACGTGCATTTTGCGGAAGAGGGCGCGTACACCGGGGAAGTAAGCCCCGTGATGCTGAAGGAATTGGGCGTCAGCTACGTGATTGTCGGCCACTCCGAGCGTCGCCAGTATTTCAACGAGACGGATGAATCGGTCAACCAGAAAGTCAAAGCGGCGTTGAAGCACGGACTGACGCCGATTGTGTGCGTCGGCGAATCGCTGGCGGAGCGCGACGCAGGGCGTACGGGAGAGGTGGTTCGCCGGCAGACGAAAGCGGCGCTCGCCGGTATTCCGGCGGAGGAGGCGAAGCAGCTGGTCATCGCCTATGAACCGATCTGGGCGATTGGCACGGGCAGGTCTTCTTCGGCGGAAGAGGCCAACCAGACGATCAGCCAGATCCGCCGCGTGGTTGCGGAATGCGCCGGCGAAGCGGCGGCGCAGGCGATCCGCATTCAGTACGGCGGCAGCGTCAAGCCGGAGAACATCGGCAGCTTCCTGCGCTTTCCCGATATCGACGGCGCGCTGGTCGGCGGCGCCAGTCTCAAGGCAGACAGCTATCTGCAGCTGGTGCAGGGCGTACTGGCTGCGCGGAGGTGA
- a CDS encoding PucR family transcriptional regulator, producing the protein MTSEKFTVERLLKLPVLKNAKLLSGAQGIDNEIYYVDIMEVPEFSGWVRPNEFLLTTGYSFQENPFAISNLLDEMKRVGGAAIGIKTKRFLGEIPQIAIEKSEEYGVPLIDIPPEVPYIDITHSVIEQILNHQAVLLREVQEINSQFMHLVVNRRIFELVVMIGQLLNCEVAVVNQNGEIESSTPGFKPEAVLYSRRIQVGDQLRGELVLTRAVSSEDRFARICLEQAVMVLALEFSAKDSVTRARERAREDFFIELLSGTPIFEDIAQYRAKQLGFPTSKCQYIITFQAVGRRVGEDLFDRDRGQIHDLVVKELKKKGGFSANAFVGQHVVVICSTSETDLVSQRKEAVEAVHSLRQYLYEKHKVRFFFGIGLPREHLTELRGSYVEAKKALEYGRKVSRDECVFHYSDMYVEDLLMGLNHHPSLRALYEMYLLPVQDYDRKNGSQLFQTLDAYVRHGGNTKKVAEELFVHRNSVNYRVERMKDILQAEIHDPKVLLRLDLALRAYKLELVGK; encoded by the coding sequence ATGACAAGCGAAAAATTTACCGTTGAACGCCTTTTGAAGCTGCCTGTTTTAAAAAATGCCAAACTTCTAAGCGGTGCGCAAGGAATTGACAACGAAATTTATTACGTTGACATCATGGAAGTTCCCGAATTTTCCGGTTGGGTACGACCCAACGAGTTTCTTTTAACGACGGGATATTCATTTCAAGAAAATCCGTTTGCCATCAGTAATTTGCTGGACGAAATGAAACGGGTAGGCGGAGCGGCTATTGGCATCAAGACCAAACGGTTTCTGGGGGAAATTCCGCAAATCGCGATTGAAAAAAGCGAGGAGTACGGAGTTCCGCTGATCGACATACCGCCGGAAGTACCTTATATCGATATTACTCATTCCGTGATCGAACAAATACTGAACCATCAGGCTGTGCTGCTGCGCGAAGTTCAAGAAATCAACAGTCAGTTCATGCATTTAGTGGTAAATCGCAGGATCTTTGAATTGGTAGTGATGATCGGCCAGCTGTTGAACTGTGAAGTGGCTGTCGTGAACCAAAATGGTGAAATCGAGAGCAGTACGCCTGGATTTAAACCCGAGGCCGTTCTCTATTCCCGGAGGATTCAAGTGGGGGACCAGCTGCGCGGCGAGCTCGTTCTCACGCGCGCGGTGTCCAGTGAGGACAGGTTTGCGAGAATCTGCCTGGAGCAGGCCGTAATGGTGTTGGCATTGGAATTTTCGGCGAAGGATTCAGTAACACGCGCTCGGGAACGGGCGAGAGAAGATTTTTTCATAGAATTGTTATCAGGAACTCCCATCTTTGAAGATATCGCCCAGTACAGGGCAAAACAGCTTGGATTTCCGACAAGCAAGTGCCAATACATTATCACTTTTCAGGCTGTTGGCAGAAGAGTGGGAGAGGATCTTTTCGATCGCGACAGGGGACAAATTCACGACTTGGTCGTCAAAGAGCTCAAAAAGAAAGGCGGTTTTTCCGCGAATGCATTTGTGGGACAACACGTCGTAGTCATTTGTTCCACGTCCGAAACAGATTTGGTTTCGCAGCGGAAAGAAGCGGTTGAAGCGGTACATTCACTTCGCCAGTACCTATATGAGAAACATAAAGTGCGGTTCTTTTTCGGGATTGGGCTTCCCCGGGAACATTTGACGGAACTCCGCGGAAGTTATGTCGAAGCGAAAAAAGCGCTCGAATATGGACGGAAAGTATCGAGAGACGAATGCGTTTTTCATTACAGCGACATGTATGTGGAAGATCTGTTGATGGGATTGAATCACCATCCATCGTTACGCGCTTTGTATGAAATGTACTTGTTGCCGGTTCAGGACTATGACCGAAAAAATGGATCACAGTTGTTTCAAACATTGGATGCCTACGTGCGACATGGGGGGAATACGAAGAAAGTAGCCGAGGAACTGTTTGTTCATCGAAACTCGGTAAACTATCGTGTGGAACGAATGAAAGATATTCTGCAAGCAGAAATACATGACCCAAAGGTGTTGTTGCGGCTTGACCTCGCCTTGCGGGCGTATAAATTGGAGCTTGTTGGGAAATAA
- the eno gene encoding phosphopyruvate hydratase, whose translation MAVITDIYAREILDSRGNPTVEVEVYLEDGSMGRAAVPSGASTGAYEAVELRDGDKSRYLGKGVQQAVQNVNEVIGPELIGMDAADQVGVDLTMIELDGTANKGKLGANAILGVSMAVARAAAQSAGLPLYNYLGGFNAKTLPVPMMNILNGGKHADNTVDIQEFMIMPVGAASFREALRTGAEIFHSLKKVLAQKGLNTAVGDEGGFAPNLKTNEEAITTILEAIQAAGYEPGKDVYLALDVASTEMYKDGKYHFTGEGVVKSTDEMIAYLEELINKYPIISIEDGLAEDDWEGWQALTKRIGSRVQLVGDDLFVTNTQRLAQGIERGTGNSILVKVNQIGTLTETFEAIEMAKRAGYTAVISHRSGETEDSTIADIAVATNAGQIKTGAPSRTDRVAKYNQLLRIEDELGDTARYDGLKAFYNLKK comes from the coding sequence ATGGCAGTGATTACGGACATTTACGCACGCGAGATTCTCGACTCCCGCGGCAACCCGACGGTGGAGGTTGAGGTCTATCTGGAAGACGGATCGATGGGGCGGGCGGCTGTCCCCTCCGGGGCTTCCACCGGGGCCTATGAGGCGGTGGAACTGCGCGACGGCGACAAATCGCGCTATCTGGGCAAAGGCGTGCAGCAGGCCGTGCAAAACGTAAATGAGGTGATCGGGCCGGAATTGATCGGGATGGATGCTGCCGATCAGGTCGGTGTCGATCTGACGATGATTGAGCTGGACGGAACGGCGAACAAAGGGAAGCTGGGGGCCAACGCCATCCTCGGCGTGTCGATGGCCGTTGCCCGCGCCGCAGCGCAGTCTGCCGGGCTGCCGCTGTACAACTACCTGGGCGGCTTTAACGCCAAAACGCTTCCCGTGCCGATGATGAACATCCTCAATGGCGGCAAACACGCGGACAATACGGTGGACATTCAGGAGTTCATGATCATGCCGGTGGGAGCCGCTTCGTTCCGGGAAGCGCTGCGGACCGGTGCGGAAATCTTCCACTCGTTGAAAAAAGTGCTGGCGCAGAAGGGATTGAATACCGCTGTCGGCGACGAAGGCGGCTTCGCACCCAATCTGAAGACCAACGAAGAAGCGATTACCACGATCCTCGAGGCGATTCAGGCTGCTGGCTACGAACCGGGCAAAGATGTATACCTCGCGCTGGACGTCGCCTCGACCGAGATGTACAAAGACGGCAAGTACCACTTCACGGGTGAAGGTGTCGTCAAGTCGACGGACGAGATGATCGCCTACCTGGAGGAACTGATCAACAAGTACCCGATTATCTCCATCGAAGACGGGCTGGCCGAGGATGACTGGGAGGGCTGGCAAGCGCTCACCAAACGGATCGGCAGCCGGGTGCAGCTCGTCGGTGACGACCTGTTTGTGACCAATACGCAGCGTCTCGCCCAGGGGATCGAGCGCGGCACCGGCAACTCCATTCTGGTCAAAGTCAACCAGATCGGTACCCTGACGGAGACCTTTGAGGCGATCGAAATGGCCAAACGTGCCGGATACACCGCCGTGATCTCCCATCGCTCAGGCGAGACGGAAGATTCGACGATTGCCGATATTGCCGTCGCGACCAACGCCGGACAGATCAAGACGGGCGCCCCGTCCCGCACTGACCGCGTGGCCAAGTACAACCAACTGCTGCGGATTGAAGACGAGCTGGGCGACACGGCTCGTTACGACGGGCTGAAAGCCTTCTACAACCTGAAGAAGTAA
- the gpmI gene encoding 2,3-bisphosphoglycerate-independent phosphoglycerate mutase encodes MTKRPKPVALIILDGFALREETYGNAVAQANKPNFDRYWRTYPHATLQASGLAVGLPEGQMGNSEVGHLNIGAGRIVYQDLTRVTKAIEEGSFFENETLLGAVRHAKQNGKKLHLFGLLSDGGVHSHIDHLYALLELARREALDRVYIHGFLDGRDVAPDSAVHYIEQLQQKIKQLGTGRIATVQGRYYAMDRDKRWERIEKAYRAMVYGEGPKYRDPIQAVKESYEKSVLDEFVMPTVIVDEAGEPVGKVESGDAVIFFNFRPDRAIQISQAFTNEDFRGFERGEGRPRELFFVCMTHFSETVDGYVAYQPTNLDNTLGEVLAQHGLRQLRIAETEKYPHVTFFFSGGREQEFPGETRILIPSPKVATYDLKPEMSAPEVTDAVVAEIQAERFDVIILNFANCDMVGHSGKMEPTIRAVETVDACLGRVVDAVLEKGGVAVITADHGNADLMLDDEGRPVTSHSTYPVPVIVTKPDVSLREDGILADLSPTVLDLLGVAQPAEMTGTTLLKKA; translated from the coding sequence ATGACAAAACGACCCAAACCTGTGGCGCTGATCATTCTCGACGGATTTGCCTTGCGGGAAGAAACGTACGGCAATGCGGTGGCGCAGGCGAACAAACCAAATTTTGACCGCTACTGGCGCACCTACCCGCATGCAACGCTGCAGGCGAGCGGCCTGGCGGTTGGTCTGCCGGAGGGGCAGATGGGCAACTCCGAGGTGGGACATCTGAACATTGGCGCCGGCCGGATCGTCTATCAGGATTTGACGCGGGTCACGAAGGCGATCGAGGAAGGCAGTTTCTTTGAAAACGAGACGCTGCTTGGCGCCGTCCGGCACGCCAAACAAAACGGAAAAAAACTGCATCTGTTCGGACTGCTCTCCGATGGCGGCGTGCACAGCCACATCGACCACCTGTACGCCCTGTTGGAGCTGGCCAGGCGGGAAGCGCTGGACCGGGTTTATATCCACGGCTTTCTCGACGGCCGCGACGTGGCCCCCGACAGTGCCGTCCATTACATCGAACAACTGCAGCAAAAAATCAAGCAGCTCGGCACCGGTCGCATCGCCACCGTTCAGGGGCGTTACTACGCGATGGACCGCGACAAGCGCTGGGAGCGGATCGAAAAGGCTTATCGGGCGATGGTGTACGGCGAAGGGCCGAAATACCGCGATCCAATCCAGGCCGTCAAAGAGTCGTACGAAAAATCGGTGCTGGACGAATTCGTCATGCCTACCGTAATCGTGGATGAAGCCGGCGAGCCGGTCGGCAAAGTGGAAAGCGGCGACGCCGTGATTTTCTTTAACTTCCGTCCCGACCGGGCGATCCAGATCTCGCAGGCCTTTACGAACGAGGATTTTCGCGGATTTGAGCGGGGTGAAGGGCGGCCGCGGGAGCTCTTCTTCGTCTGCATGACCCACTTTTCCGAGACGGTGGACGGCTATGTGGCCTATCAGCCCACCAACCTGGACAACACGCTGGGTGAAGTGCTGGCGCAGCACGGTTTGCGCCAATTGCGGATTGCGGAGACGGAGAAGTATCCGCATGTCACCTTTTTCTTCAGCGGCGGCAGGGAGCAGGAATTTCCCGGCGAAACGCGAATTCTCATTCCGTCGCCCAAAGTGGCAACCTATGATCTGAAGCCGGAGATGAGCGCTCCTGAAGTGACCGATGCGGTGGTTGCGGAGATTCAGGCCGAGCGGTTTGATGTGATCATCCTCAACTTTGCCAACTGCGACATGGTCGGCCACTCCGGCAAGATGGAGCCGACGATCAGGGCGGTGGAAACAGTCGATGCCTGTCTCGGGCGAGTGGTGGACGCGGTACTGGAAAAAGGCGGCGTGGCGGTCATCACGGCCGACCACGGCAATGCGGATCTGATGCTGGATGACGAGGGCAGACCGGTCACGTCGCACAGCACCTATCCCGTTCCGGTGATCGTGACCAAACCAGATGTATCCCTGCGTGAAGACGGCATTCTCGCCGATCTTTCGCCGACTGTGCTCGACCTGCTGGGCGTGGCGCAGCCCGCCGAGATGACGGGAACGACACTGCTGAAAAAAGCGTAA
- a CDS encoding YqzM family protein codes for MAGSQNDKQQNNKPQQNDVVDSARAFFTSFGVLFLVFVIALVVSLIIPKEPEMAEGGGDGAPAEISGETVYQQAGCMGCHGQNLEGGAGPSLAAVGSKYDEQQIADIIKNGKPPAMPGGLVSNADEVAALAKWLAEKK; via the coding sequence ATGGCTGGTTCCCAAAACGATAAACAGCAAAACAACAAGCCACAACAAAATGACGTCGTCGATTCCGCGAGGGCGTTTTTCACTTCCTTTGGCGTTTTGTTTCTCGTATTCGTGATCGCGTTGGTCGTCTCGCTGATCATCCCGAAAGAGCCGGAAATGGCCGAAGGCGGCGGCGACGGCGCGCCTGCGGAAATCAGCGGAGAGACCGTGTACCAGCAAGCGGGCTGTATGGGCTGTCACGGGCAAAACCTGGAAGGTGGCGCCGGTCCGTCGTTGGCGGCGGTTGGCAGCAAATACGACGAGCAGCAAATTGCCGACATCATCAAAAACGGGAAGCCGCCGGCCATGCCAGGCGGACTGGTGTCCAATGCCGATGAAGTGGCAGCACTGGCCAAGTGGCTCGCGGAGAAGAAATAA
- the rnr gene encoding ribonuclease R, with protein sequence MKEQEILSFMREQAYHPMTVQELEEAFQIENADDFKELVKTLNRLEERGEVVRTRTNRYGVPEKMNLVKGRLQSHPKGFGFVIPEAPGADDLYIHANDMNGAMHGDIVLARVEKQGGGTRKEGRIIRVVERGNQEVVGTFQDETHYGLVIPDDRRLGKDLYIPKTAYNGAVDGHKVVAQITRYPDGRANPEGVIKEILGHKNDPGVDILSIIRKYGLPEAFPEEVLAEAQAIPDAISEADLRGRRDLRERMMVTIDGADAKDLDDAVSLERLANGHYLLGVHIADVSYYVKENSALDQEAYRRGTSVYLVDRVIPMLPHRLSNGICSLNPQVDRLAVTCDMEIDQQANVVKHDIYLSVIRTNERMTYTDVRRILEERDQALIEKYRELVPMFELMAELCRKLRQKRMNRGAIDFDFREAKIYVNEQGIPTEIGFRTRSIAEQIIEEFMLAANETVAEHFHWLNKPFLYRVHEDPDPEKLQAFSEFVTTFGYAVRGKGNTIHPRALQQVLEEAKDTPEEVIISTVLLRSMKQARYAAESLGHFGLATDFYTHFTSPIRRYPDLIVHRLIREWVVSGGSSEQREAYWKETLPLIAEHTSQRERVAVDAERETDDLKKAEYMAERIGEEFEGVISGVTSFGLFVELPNTIEGLVHVSFLTDDYYHYHERAYALIGERTGKQFRIGDVVRVRVANVNVEERTIDFEIVGMKKSAARREGRPSRAGSATKADRAGQAERGLKRGKTARSKRDKAGRAAVAAIETSAAKRKRLEGKVRPPLESVAVEFADEPELDQATASARQRANWEDLIASRKKRKQKVAKAARRKRR encoded by the coding sequence ATGAAAGAACAAGAAATCCTTTCGTTTATGCGAGAGCAGGCGTATCACCCGATGACGGTTCAAGAGCTGGAGGAAGCTTTTCAGATCGAGAATGCAGACGATTTCAAAGAATTGGTAAAAACCCTGAATCGACTGGAAGAGCGGGGCGAAGTGGTTCGGACGCGGACCAACCGCTACGGTGTCCCGGAAAAGATGAATTTGGTCAAGGGCCGATTGCAGAGCCATCCCAAGGGATTCGGCTTCGTCATCCCGGAAGCGCCGGGAGCGGACGATCTCTATATCCACGCCAACGACATGAACGGGGCGATGCACGGCGACATTGTCCTGGCCCGGGTGGAGAAACAGGGCGGCGGAACGCGGAAGGAAGGGCGGATCATTCGCGTTGTGGAACGGGGCAACCAGGAAGTGGTCGGCACCTTTCAGGATGAGACGCATTACGGGTTGGTCATCCCCGACGACAGAAGGTTGGGCAAAGACCTGTACATCCCCAAAACGGCTTACAACGGTGCGGTGGACGGGCACAAGGTAGTGGCGCAAATCACTCGCTACCCGGACGGCCGCGCCAATCCGGAGGGAGTCATCAAGGAAATTCTCGGTCATAAAAACGACCCCGGTGTCGATATCCTCTCGATCATTCGCAAGTACGGACTGCCGGAGGCTTTTCCGGAAGAGGTGCTGGCGGAAGCGCAGGCGATCCCGGATGCGATCTCGGAAGCGGACCTCCGCGGCCGGCGTGACCTGCGGGAACGGATGATGGTGACGATTGACGGCGCCGACGCCAAAGATCTGGACGATGCCGTTTCCCTGGAGCGTCTGGCAAACGGTCATTATCTGCTGGGTGTTCATATCGCTGACGTCAGCTACTACGTCAAGGAAAACTCGGCCTTGGATCAGGAAGCGTACCGGCGCGGCACCAGCGTCTACCTGGTGGACCGGGTCATCCCGATGCTGCCGCACCGCCTGTCCAATGGGATCTGCAGCCTCAACCCGCAGGTGGACCGCCTCGCCGTCACCTGTGACATGGAGATTGACCAGCAGGCCAACGTGGTCAAGCACGACATTTATCTCAGCGTGATCCGCACCAATGAGCGGATGACCTACACCGATGTTCGCCGGATTCTGGAGGAGCGGGATCAGGCGCTGATCGAAAAGTACCGCGAACTGGTGCCGATGTTTGAGCTGATGGCCGAGCTGTGCCGCAAGCTGCGGCAAAAACGGATGAACCGCGGTGCGATTGACTTTGATTTCCGGGAAGCGAAAATCTACGTCAACGAGCAGGGCATACCGACGGAGATCGGCTTCCGCACGCGCTCGATCGCCGAACAGATCATCGAAGAATTCATGCTGGCGGCCAATGAAACGGTTGCCGAACACTTCCACTGGCTGAACAAACCGTTTCTCTACCGCGTCCACGAAGATCCCGATCCGGAAAAGCTGCAGGCGTTCAGCGAGTTCGTGACGACGTTTGGCTACGCCGTGCGCGGCAAAGGGAACACCATTCACCCGCGGGCGCTGCAGCAGGTCCTGGAAGAGGCGAAGGATACGCCGGAGGAAGTGATCATCAGCACGGTTCTGCTGCGCTCGATGAAGCAGGCCCGCTACGCTGCGGAAAGCCTGGGCCACTTTGGGCTGGCGACCGATTTTTACACCCACTTTACCTCGCCGATCCGCCGTTATCCCGACCTGATCGTGCATCGGCTGATCCGCGAGTGGGTCGTGTCCGGGGGAAGCAGCGAGCAGCGCGAAGCGTACTGGAAGGAAACATTGCCGCTGATCGCCGAACACACCTCGCAGCGGGAGCGGGTCGCGGTCGACGCGGAGCGGGAGACGGACGATCTGAAGAAAGCGGAGTACATGGCGGAGCGGATCGGCGAGGAATTTGAAGGGGTCATCTCCGGCGTCACGTCGTTTGGCCTCTTCGTCGAACTGCCCAACACGATTGAGGGCTTGGTTCATGTCAGCTTCCTCACCGACGATTACTACCACTACCATGAAAGGGCATATGCGCTGATCGGCGAGCGGACCGGGAAGCAGTTCCGCATCGGGGATGTCGTCCGGGTGCGGGTTGCCAACGTCAACGTGGAAGAGCGCACGATTGATTTCGAAATCGTCGGGATGAAAAAAAGCGCCGCCCGCCGCGAGGGGCGCCCGTCACGAGCCGGGTCCGCAACCAAGGCGGATCGCGCCGGGCAAGCGGAGCGGGGGCTGAAGCGTGGCAAAACCGCCCGCAGCAAGCGGGACAAAGCGGGCCGGGCGGCAGTCGCCGCGATCGAGACGTCGGCCGCTAAACGGAAACGCCTGGAAGGAAAGGTTCGCCCGCCGTTGGAGAGCGTCGCCGTAGAGTTCGCCGATGAGCCGGAGCTGGACCAAGCCACAGCGAGCGCTCGGCAGCGAGCGAATTGGGAAGACCTGATCGCGTCCCGCAAGAAGCGGAAACAGAAGGTGGCCAAGGCGGCGCGGCGGAAGCGGCGGTAA
- a CDS encoding phosphoglycerate kinase has translation MNKQSIRDVELASRRVFCRVDFNVPMQEGRITDDTRIRAALPTIRYLREQGAKVILASHLGRPKGKVVEELRLTPVAEHLAQLLGAPVQKLDDCIGPQVEAAVQAMQPGDVILLENVRFHPGEEKNDPALAQAFAQLADLFVNDAFGTAHRAHASTAGIAEYIPAVAGFLMEKELQYLGGALSHPERPFTAIIGGAKVKDKIAVIENLLGKVDTLLIGGGMANTFIRAQGYSVGASLHEEDKLDLARSLMEKAKARNVRLLMPSDVVIAQQVAADAERRTVPIAQIPDGWMALDIGPETVAAFREAIRASRTVVWNGPMGVFELEPFAAGTIGVAQAMAECPGTTIIGGGDSVAAVEKAGVAERMSHISTGGGASLEFMEGKELPGVTVLRDK, from the coding sequence GTGAACAAACAGTCGATTCGCGATGTGGAGCTAGCTTCCCGGCGCGTGTTTTGCCGGGTTGATTTCAACGTGCCGATGCAGGAGGGACGGATTACGGACGATACGCGCATCCGCGCCGCTCTGCCGACCATTCGCTACCTGCGCGAACAGGGAGCAAAAGTGATTTTGGCCAGCCACTTGGGGCGACCGAAGGGAAAAGTGGTGGAGGAGCTGCGTTTGACTCCTGTAGCCGAACACCTCGCCCAACTGCTGGGCGCTCCGGTGCAAAAGCTGGATGACTGTATCGGCCCGCAGGTGGAAGCGGCAGTCCAGGCGATGCAGCCGGGCGATGTGATCTTGTTGGAGAATGTGCGGTTTCACCCGGGCGAAGAAAAGAACGATCCCGCGTTGGCGCAGGCCTTTGCCCAGCTGGCCGACCTGTTTGTCAACGACGCGTTTGGCACCGCGCACCGCGCCCATGCCTCAACGGCGGGAATTGCCGAATACATACCTGCAGTAGCCGGGTTCCTGATGGAAAAAGAGCTGCAGTATCTCGGCGGCGCGCTCTCCCATCCGGAACGCCCGTTCACGGCCATCATTGGCGGAGCGAAAGTAAAAGACAAGATTGCCGTGATCGAAAACCTGCTGGGCAAAGTGGACACGCTCCTGATCGGCGGCGGCATGGCCAACACGTTCATCCGGGCGCAGGGTTATTCGGTGGGCGCCTCCCTGCATGAAGAAGACAAACTGGACCTGGCCCGCTCGCTCATGGAGAAGGCGAAAGCGCGCAATGTCCGGCTGCTGATGCCGAGCGATGTGGTCATCGCGCAGCAGGTGGCCGCGGACGCCGAGCGGCGGACCGTGCCGATCGCGCAAATTCCGGACGGTTGGATGGCCCTGGACATCGGGCCCGAGACGGTGGCAGCCTTCCGCGAAGCGATCCGCGCCTCCCGCACCGTGGTCTGGAACGGACCGATGGGTGTGTTTGAACTGGAACCGTTTGCCGCCGGTACGATCGGGGTCGCCCAGGCGATGGCGGAATGTCCGGGCACGACGATCATCGGTGGCGGCGATTCCGTGGCAGCGGTGGAGAAAGCAGGCGTAGCCGAACGGATGAGCCACATCTCAACCGGCGGCGGCGCGTCGCTGGAGTTCATGGAAGGAAAAGAACTGCCGGGCGTTACCGTTTTGCGGGACAAGTAA
- the gap gene encoding type I glyceraldehyde-3-phosphate dehydrogenase produces the protein MVKVGINGFGRIGRNVFRAALRNPDVEIVAVNDLTDARTLAHLLKYDSVHGVLDVPVEAAENKIIVDGKEIAVLAERDPAKLPWKEYGVEIVVESTGRFTNRDDAAKHLEGGAKKVIISAPGKNEDITIVLGVNEEKYDPASHSVISNASCTTNCLAPFAKVLHERFGIVRGLMTTIHSYTNDQQILDLPHKDLRRARAAAENIIPTSTGAAKAVSLVLPELKGKLNGFAIRVPSPNVSVVDLVAELQTNVTVEEVNQALKEAAEGRLKGILAYSEEPLVSSDYNGNPASSTIDALSTMVLEGSMVKVVSWYDNEWGYSNRVVDLCQYVAQRGL, from the coding sequence ATGGTGAAAGTAGGCATCAATGGATTTGGCCGGATTGGCCGCAATGTGTTCCGTGCGGCGCTGCGCAACCCGGACGTGGAGATCGTCGCGGTAAACGACTTGACCGACGCGCGGACCTTGGCGCATCTGCTGAAATACGACAGTGTGCACGGCGTGCTGGATGTGCCGGTGGAAGCGGCAGAAAACAAGATCATCGTGGACGGCAAGGAGATTGCCGTCCTGGCGGAACGCGATCCGGCCAAGCTGCCCTGGAAGGAGTACGGCGTGGAGATCGTCGTCGAGTCTACCGGCCGCTTCACGAACCGCGACGATGCCGCCAAACACCTGGAAGGCGGCGCGAAAAAAGTGATCATCTCCGCGCCGGGCAAAAACGAGGACATTACCATCGTACTGGGCGTGAATGAAGAGAAGTACGATCCGGCAAGCCACAGCGTGATCTCCAACGCATCCTGCACGACCAACTGCTTGGCTCCGTTTGCCAAAGTCCTGCATGAGCGGTTCGGCATCGTGCGCGGATTGATGACCACGATTCACTCCTACACCAACGACCAGCAGATCCTCGATCTGCCGCACAAAGACCTGCGCCGGGCGCGGGCGGCCGCGGAAAACATCATCCCCACCTCCACCGGGGCGGCAAAAGCAGTCTCGCTCGTCCTGCCGGAGCTCAAAGGAAAGCTGAACGGTTTCGCCATCCGCGTGCCGTCGCCCAACGTCTCCGTCGTCGATCTGGTGGCCGAGCTGCAGACGAATGTCACCGTGGAAGAGGTCAATCAGGCGCTGAAAGAAGCGGCGGAAGGACGGCTGAAAGGCATTCTCGCCTACTCCGAAGAACCGCTCGTTTCCTCTGACTACAACGGGAACCCGGCCTCTTCGACCATTGACGCCCTCTCCACGATGGTGCTGGAAGGCAGCATGGTCAAAGTCGTCTCCTGGTACGACAACGAGTGGGGGTATTCCAATCGGGTCGTTGACTTATGTCAATATGTTGCGCAACGTGGACTATAA